The region CACCCTTTCTCTCCCCAAGGAACCAAGACTGAAGGGATGATCTctgctgattttgtttttttaatccttGATCCATATAGACTAGAGCTGCTGTCAGTTTAACATCTTGAGTGTGtatctggaaaaagaaaaaaacatgttgAACATTTTGCTTTCAGGTTTTTACCAGCTTTGCTGACTGCAGTGCTGACCAACCACCTGGCCTGGGTCCCCACTGTCATGCCCAATGGCCAACCACCAATAAGgattttcctggagaagcaTTCTTCCCAGAGTGTGGATATGCTGGCCAAAACTCATCCCTACAACCCACTGTGGGCTCAGCTTGGTAGGTGGCAACTACCTCTGAACCCCCAGCAGCTTTACAGAAATGGGAGTGCATGAGGTGGGGTTTATCATGCTGCTTACTCCCCTCCcaggttatttattttttcaatacAAAATGAGAGAAGAGTGTGTTTCAAGCTTAGAGGTGGCCACTGTGGTTTTCTATGCTCTAAGTTTTTAAGATATTATCCATTAAAAAATGTTGGCCAAAAAGTAAAGCCCTCTTTAGTCCTCTGGGTTGGGTCCCTTAAGGTCCCCTGCTCTGGTGCTGGTGGAGGATTCCAGGCCTCCTCTGGTCCTCCTCCAACTGTAgggaaaatctgcttttatgTTTTGAGATGCCACTATCACTAAACCTCATTCTGGAATgagaaaatcaagaaaattcATCTTTTGATCAGAAGTGAACATACTTTTAATACAACAGGGTGAAGCAGAACAGGAAGTCAAAGCTTGGCAAGCCCCAGGGAAGGTCTCAGAGCCCAGTCAGTGCTGTAGCTGGTCACACTGTCTGATAACTGCCCAGGAGAGAAGAACAGGGGAGGTcaggctgtcctgctctgcacacaAACTCAGTCATAGGATTTGATTAGGGAAGGTAAGGAGGGTTTTGTGAGGTTGTCCTATTTCTGTACAGGTAGGAatggtcagggtgttggcaaGAAAACTTGATTTCAGGCCTCATGTGGCTTGAGGGAGCTACTGTGGTGAGGGTGGCCTTCAAGAGGACTCCttgtcccctcagccctgcagtcATGCAGTGCCCTGATACCTCCAGAGCACTGCCCAGGTGACTCAGTACAGCCAGAGCACCCCATCCAAGCCATGGCAGAACTCAAGgagggcaggagaaggaggttGGCTGCAGCCATGCACCTGTCATGGTCACTTTTTGTCCTCATTCCTGGCATAGGTTTGTTTCTTTTACAGCTTTCTTTTGTGGGTAGAAGTCCAGCCCACTTTCCAGACTCTCCAGGATAATTTGGCACAGGTGCCTCCTCTGTCCCATGGCTGTATAAGGATCCCAGGAGATGAGCCTCCAAAGCTGGAGTGAGGTGGTGTGAATGCTCCCTGATGTGTGAGATCAGATGTCCCCCTGACCAGTGGCTCACCTTACAGATCATACCAACAGCATCTTTGGGATTCtcttactgaaaacaaaatacagcaTAGCTGTTTTAACTCTACTGCTTCAGTATTTCTCTCTTATAGACCTGGTCTTTGAAAACCAGCCAAAAGCTGGCTGTTAGAAGAATAAATCATTGCAAAGATGCCCAATAATTGTGTGTTTAATTTCCTGTCCTAGGTGACCTATATGGGGCCATCGGATCACCTGTGAGATTAGCAAAAACAGTCGTGGTTGGCAAAAGACATGACCTGGTCCAGAGGTTGCTTTATTTCCTCACTTATTTCATCAGATGTTCTGAACTTCAAGAGACACACCTGCTGGAAAATGGGGAAGATGAGGCCATTGTCATGCCTGGCACTGTGATCACTACCACACTGGAGAAAGGAGAAGTGGAAGAGTCTGAGTACGTGCTTGTCACGATGCACAAGAACAGGGGCAACTTGCTCCCCACCGAGTCTGAGGAGATGAGAGCTCCCAACTGCAGCTGTAAATACTGCAAATGTCCCATCTCCCTCGCACAGAACATAGAAGGTGTTGCACAGCAAGAGAGAGAAGACATGCAAAGCACTCCTAAGGTAGAGCTGGAATCTTCTTCAGATGAGAACAGGACCATCGTTCCTGAGGATGGCCAGGACGATGCCGTGGATGGGACACAGCCAAGGCCCTGCCTGGATGCCAGACTGGAGACTGTGGTGTGCACAGGGTCAGCTTCACCCGAGAAATGTGTGGGGACAGAATCTTGTTTGGAGCCAGCAGGCAGCACGTGGAGGAGTGAGGATGCTCTGGAGGCGGGCAGCCAGGCGGGAGGGGGCACAAGGACACCTGGCATTGCTGTGGAGAAGAAGCCACCTGATAAGCTCTTCATGGACACATTCCCCTGCAGCGCTGCCGAGGCTCAGACAAAGGTGACTTTCCTCATCGGAGATTCCATGTCACCTGACTCAGACATTGAACTGAGAAGTCAGGCAGTAGTGGAACAAATTGCCAGGCATCACAGCCCGCCAGCAGCGGAGGCAGGAGTGTCTGCTGATCAGAACTGTGAAGCTAAACAAACTGTTGAGGACCAAAATAGAGACTGTGGGACAGCTGAACCCTTTCCTCAAGTTGCTAGTGAGCATCAGAGCTGGAACTCAAACCCATACAGTGCTGAGAGCATGAGTCTGTTTGATGAATATTTCACTGATGACAGTTCAGTTGAAACCCAGACTACTGATGATATTCCAGGGCAAGCAGCTGCGAACCTTCTTGCTCACAACAGTAGTTTAGAATTTTCTAAAAAGCTCTGTACAAAGGCTTGCAAACCACCTGGTGAATTTTGTAAATTTATGGACTCTGTTCGACAAGAGACCTACAAAAACTGCTTTAATGAGCAGGACCAAAGAGAGAAAATCTCTATTCGTGTcccccatggggacagggaaaacaTAGAGAAAAAAGTGGCCCCGGGAATTGATTGGGACATTCCAAGAAATGAGAGTTCAGACAGTGCCCTGGGTGACAGCGAGAGTGAGGATACAGGCCATGATCTAACCAGACTGGGCAGTAACTATTATGGAGGAGAGCAAGAAGACTGGGCAGAGGAATATGAGATTCCCTTCCCTGGGTAAGTACCGTTCAGCACTAGCAGAGCCCTACAAAGATGGAGCCTCTTCTCATGTCACCTATTTGGAGGACTGTAGCCTAACTTGGCATCAGGGGTTGGAAAAGTGTCTCTTGAGCTTACTGGTTGTTGAGGAATATTGAGAGATCAGttgtctggaaaaaaatgcTAATGGTGTATTGTGATCTTGGCTTGTACTCTCTGCTTCCATGACAAGCTGACTGCAAAAGCTGACTGTAAACTTTTTTAAAAGTGCTTGACTTCAAGTTGGAAGAGATATGAAAAAAGTAGAAATGCATCCTATGTAAGGTGAATTTGCTGTTTACTGTTGTACATCTCTTTGATATGCCTTTCTTGCAGGTCAAAATTAGTTGAAGTCAACTCTGTCCAGCCCAGTATTGCCAATTTTGGAAGATCCTTACTAGGAGGCTACTGTTCCTCTTACGTCCCTGACTTTGTTTTGCAAGGAATAGGAAGTGATGAAAAGCTGAGGCACTGTTTGGTGTCAGATTTGTCTCATGCTGTGCAGGTAATTAAGCTATATTTGGTAAATGTATTTCTCACAGTAGGGAAAGATAAATGTTTGTGAAGGTACAAACCTGCTGGAAGTGGAAATATTTCCTGTCACAGCTCCTGTCAGATTTCTCCAGTCCCAGGTCACCAATTTTTCTCCTCCCTCAATTAATGTATCTGAAAATCATGGATATTTCATGCAGTTCTGGAGCATGAACGATGAGGCTCCCACTGAAGCCAGCTGGGAGGCTTGTGCTCTGGGAAGATGGATCTCAGTGCTGAGCTCTATCACTGTCTCCTGTAGCTTGGCAGCTGATGGTTGTGTCCCCACAGGACGGAATCATGTTAAACAAGCCCATATTCTGAGGTTGTGCCTctctccctgggcacagagtCCTTCTGCAGTGGTGCAGAAGC is a window of Ammospiza caudacuta isolate bAmmCau1 chromosome 16, bAmmCau1.pri, whole genome shotgun sequence DNA encoding:
- the FNIP1 gene encoding folliculin-interacting protein 1 isoform X1 codes for the protein MPPTLFQKLFNKKHGLISPARDARDDCVFSWPLPEFDPSQIRLIVYQDCERRGRNVLFDSSAKRKIDDVSVSKLCSDAQVRVFGKCCQLKPGGDSSSSLDSSINSSSSFSDPKEQCPKYQGSRCSSDANMLGEMMFGSVAMSYKGSTLKIHQIRSPPQLMLSKVFTARTGSSIYGSLNTLQDSLEFINQDSNTLKPDHSTIMNGLLGNIGLSQLCSPRRAFSEQGPLRLIRSASFFAVHSNPMDMPGREQNEDRDSGIARSASLSSLLITPFPSPGSSFNKSCASSYQRRWRRSQTTSLENGVFPRWSMDESFNLSDDSSGPNPGIVRKKKIAIGVIFSLSRDEDENNKFNEFFFSHFPLFESHMNKLKSAIEQAMKMSRRSADASQRSLAYNRIVDALNEFRTTICNLYTMPRIGEPVWLTMMSGTPEKNQLCHRFMKEFTFLMENASKNQFLPALLTAVLTNHLAWVPTVMPNGQPPIRIFLEKHSSQSVDMLAKTHPYNPLWAQLGDLYGAIGSPVRLAKTVVVGKRHDLVQRLLYFLTYFIRCSELQETHLLENGEDEAIVMPGTVITTTLEKGEVEESEYVLVTMHKNRGNLLPTESEEMRAPNCSCKYCKCPISLAQNIEGVAQQEREDMQSTPKVELESSSDENRTIVPEDGQDDAVDGTQPRPCLDARLETVVCTGSASPEKCVGTESCLEPAGSTWRSEDALEAGSQAGGGTRTPGIAVEKKPPDKLFMDTFPCSAAEAQTKVTFLIGDSMSPDSDIELRSQAVVEQIARHHSPPAAEAGVSADQNCEAKQTVEDQNRDCGTAEPFPQVASEHQSWNSNPYSAESMSLFDEYFTDDSSVETQTTDDIPGQAAANLLAHNSSLEFSKKLCTKACKPPGEFCKFMDSVRQETYKNCFNEQDQREKISIRVPHGDRENIEKKVAPGIDWDIPRNESSDSALGDSESEDTGHDLTRLGSNYYGGEQEDWAEEYEIPFPGSKLVEVNSVQPSIANFGRSLLGGYCSSYVPDFVLQGIGSDEKLRHCLVSDLSHAVQHPVLDEPIAEAVCIIADTDKWTVQVASSQRRMIENKLGKEVLVSSLVSNLLHSTLQLYKHNLSPNFCVMHLEDRLQELYFKSKMLSEYLKGQMRVHVKELGVVLGIESSDLPLLAAVASTHSPYVAQILL
- the FNIP1 gene encoding folliculin-interacting protein 1 isoform X2 — encoded protein: MLPSWPLPEFDPSQIRLIVYQDCERRGRNVLFDSSAKRKIDDVSVSKLCSDAQVRVFGKCCQLKPGGDSSSSLDSSINSSSSFSDPKEQCPKYQGSRCSSDANMLGEMMFGSVAMSYKGSTLKIHQIRSPPQLMLSKVFTARTGSSIYGSLNTLQDSLEFINQDSNTLKPDHSTIMNGLLGNIGLSQLCSPRRAFSEQGPLRLIRSASFFAVHSNPMDMPGREQNEDRDSGIARSASLSSLLITPFPSPGSSFNKSCASSYQRRWRRSQTTSLENGVFPRWSMDESFNLSDDSSGPNPGIVRKKKIAIGVIFSLSRDEDENNKFNEFFFSHFPLFESHMNKLKSAIEQAMKMSRRSADASQRSLAYNRIVDALNEFRTTICNLYTMPRIGEPVWLTMMSGTPEKNQLCHRFMKEFTFLMENASKNQFLPALLTAVLTNHLAWVPTVMPNGQPPIRIFLEKHSSQSVDMLAKTHPYNPLWAQLGDLYGAIGSPVRLAKTVVVGKRHDLVQRLLYFLTYFIRCSELQETHLLENGEDEAIVMPGTVITTTLEKGEVEESEYVLVTMHKNRGNLLPTESEEMRAPNCSCKYCKCPISLAQNIEGVAQQEREDMQSTPKVELESSSDENRTIVPEDGQDDAVDGTQPRPCLDARLETVVCTGSASPEKCVGTESCLEPAGSTWRSEDALEAGSQAGGGTRTPGIAVEKKPPDKLFMDTFPCSAAEAQTKVTFLIGDSMSPDSDIELRSQAVVEQIARHHSPPAAEAGVSADQNCEAKQTVEDQNRDCGTAEPFPQVASEHQSWNSNPYSAESMSLFDEYFTDDSSVETQTTDDIPGQAAANLLAHNSSLEFSKKLCTKACKPPGEFCKFMDSVRQETYKNCFNEQDQREKISIRVPHGDRENIEKKVAPGIDWDIPRNESSDSALGDSESEDTGHDLTRLGSNYYGGEQEDWAEEYEIPFPGSKLVEVNSVQPSIANFGRSLLGGYCSSYVPDFVLQGIGSDEKLRHCLVSDLSHAVQHPVLDEPIAEAVCIIADTDKWTVQVASSQRRMIENKLGKEVLVSSLVSNLLHSTLQLYKHNLSPNFCVMHLEDRLQELYFKSKMLSEYLKGQMRVHVKELGVVLGIESSDLPLLAAVASTHSPYVAQILL